One genomic window of Methanobacterium sp. includes the following:
- a CDS encoding TetR/AcrR family transcriptional regulator: MPIARKQQDKERKRQTIIDAAEKLFFSKGYDNVSMNDIAKEVEVSKGTLYVYFENKEELFFAIVLRGIIILTTSIKDEMRKKETGIEKIIGFRKAYYDFANEYPDYLRIYNSFQSDRFDLTSIVNITYMKKAIEEGRQYSMFPVTFESVSDYLKEITDLRREMVNILSNAIETGIQDGTVRSDINTLQMAILLTLLTQNIQEMPYDYKQLLDVKGINNEEFTRNIDDFIINMFTNRDH, encoded by the coding sequence ATGCCTATAGCCCGAAAACAGCAGGATAAAGAAAGAAAGAGGCAAACCATCATAGATGCTGCTGAGAAACTATTTTTTTCCAAGGGTTATGATAATGTTTCCATGAATGATATTGCCAAAGAGGTTGAGGTAAGTAAAGGCACACTTTATGTTTACTTCGAAAATAAGGAAGAACTCTTCTTTGCTATAGTGTTACGTGGGATTATAATCCTCACCACATCAATAAAAGATGAGATGAGAAAAAAAGAGACAGGAATTGAAAAGATAATAGGATTTAGAAAGGCATACTATGATTTTGCAAATGAATATCCTGATTATCTCAGAATATACAACTCTTTCCAGTCTGACCGATTCGATCTAACCAGCATTGTAAATATCACTTATATGAAAAAAGCCATCGAAGAAGGTAGGCAGTATTCTATGTTCCCGGTCACTTTTGAATCAGTTAGCGATTATCTAAAGGAAATCACTGATTTAAGAAGAGAAATGGTAAATATTCTATCTAACGCAATAGAAACTGGAATACAAGATGGCACTGTCCGTTCAGATATCAATACATTACAAATGGCAATTTTATTGACATTACTCACCCAAAACATCCAGGAAATGCCCTATGATTACAAGCAATTACTTGATGTTAAAGGAATTAACAATGAAGAATTTACCCGAAATATTGATGATTTTATAATAAACATGTTTACCAACAGAGATCATTAA
- a CDS encoding TetR/AcrR family transcriptional regulator, producing the protein MSIKEIREREKEQRRNYILDVAEELFFSRGYDDVSMNQIAQKVGLNKATLYLYFKNKESIYFAIVLRGVRIFEALLKNRVELGVTGIDKLEDAGRAYFAFYKDYPDYHDAYLYYKSKRFENSADEYAIQIESLTGNIMIIICNAIQEGIKDGTIREDVKPIEVAVFVAVTAERIVGLGPSVLKVLESQGISHEQFIEDSMDLWRHMVMDKLN; encoded by the coding sequence GTGTCAATAAAAGAAATACGGGAACGTGAAAAGGAACAGCGCCGCAACTATATCCTGGATGTGGCTGAAGAGTTATTCTTCTCCAGGGGTTATGATGATGTCTCCATGAACCAGATAGCCCAGAAAGTTGGCCTCAACAAAGCCACCCTTTACCTCTATTTTAAAAATAAGGAATCAATTTATTTTGCCATTGTTCTGAGAGGAGTTCGAATTTTCGAGGCACTGCTCAAAAACAGGGTTGAACTTGGAGTAACCGGGATAGACAAACTTGAAGATGCAGGTCGTGCTTACTTTGCATTTTATAAGGATTATCCTGATTACCATGACGCTTACCTCTACTATAAATCAAAAAGGTTCGAAAACAGTGCAGATGAATATGCAATTCAAATAGAATCCCTTACTGGAAACATTATGATAATCATTTGTAATGCCATTCAGGAGGGTATTAAGGATGGAACCATCCGCGAAGATGTTAAACCCATAGAAGTGGCTGTTTTTGTTGCAGTAACTGCAGAACGAATTGTGGGATTAGGTCCCAGTGTTTTAAAAGTTTTAGAAAGCCAGGGCATCAGTCATGAGCAGTTCATTGAGGATTCAATGGATCTGTGGAGGCATATGGTTATGGATAAATTAAACTGA